A DNA window from Pseudomonas resinovorans NBRC 106553 contains the following coding sequences:
- a CDS encoding methyl-accepting chemotaxis protein, which translates to MRLWQRSIQWQLIFSMGAALLAGILIVVGIYSVLMNRLTERFLLDEALPARVQAIGNALERTLAAPITANAGIAQNALVQDWLADGEDPARAEAFSRYLEGVRAQQSATTTSIAVLDSGHYFTGNGLARTIERSQPENQWFYKLVDSDRNRVLEIDIDKGTRLPTLFINQRIVRDGRTLGVSGLGYSLQAMSEMIRDFRFGERGRVFLMDAEGNVKVHPDAALNGSARLGDVFGAGAAAELLASPGKAIRFSRDGEDYLALARPLESLGWQLVSEVPEAEIYAEARKAMWTSSLAGFAVLGFCLLLVVVLARGLVRPIHQVTAALVEIGGGGGDLTRRLDESRADELGDLARGFNRFLESQRSLIGEVLDTSQRLHGVVGQVAQVVDNTASRAGQQQEMTDMVATAVHEMGLTVQEIARNAGAAAQASQQARDESLQARQVVGQSVGHIEKMSSEIGVAASAVSELASQVASIDQVLAVIRGISEQTNLLALNAAIEAARAGEMGRGFAVVADEVRTLASRTQSSTDEIQQMIQRLKHGADTAVNSMHAGQAATGTGVEASQRTGTSLGAITDQVERISDMNHQVAAATEEQSSVTEEINRNVQGIADLAHATASEVRDCREECRTLSRLAGDLAQQVGKFRL; encoded by the coding sequence ATGCGCCTCTGGCAACGCAGTATTCAGTGGCAGCTGATCTTCAGCATGGGCGCGGCGCTACTCGCCGGCATCCTCATCGTCGTCGGCATCTACTCGGTGCTGATGAACCGTCTGACCGAACGCTTCCTCCTGGATGAAGCCCTGCCGGCCAGGGTACAAGCCATAGGCAACGCCCTGGAACGCACGCTGGCGGCACCCATCACCGCCAACGCCGGCATCGCCCAGAACGCCCTGGTGCAGGACTGGCTGGCTGACGGCGAGGACCCGGCCCGCGCCGAGGCCTTCTCCCGCTACCTGGAAGGGGTGCGCGCCCAGCAGAGTGCCACCACCACCTCCATCGCCGTGCTCGACAGCGGCCACTACTTCACCGGCAATGGCCTGGCGCGGACCATCGAGCGCAGCCAGCCGGAAAACCAGTGGTTCTACAAGCTGGTGGACAGCGATCGCAACCGGGTGCTGGAGATCGACATCGACAAGGGCACCCGCCTGCCCACCCTGTTCATCAACCAGCGCATCGTTCGCGACGGCCGCACCCTGGGTGTATCCGGCCTGGGCTACAGCCTGCAGGCCATGTCCGAGATGATCCGCGACTTCCGCTTCGGCGAGCGTGGCCGGGTGTTCCTGATGGACGCCGAGGGCAACGTCAAGGTCCACCCCGATGCCGCCCTCAACGGCAGCGCCCGCCTGGGCGACGTGTTCGGCGCCGGCGCGGCGGCCGAGCTGCTGGCCAGCCCTGGCAAGGCGATCCGCTTCAGCCGCGATGGCGAGGACTACCTGGCCCTGGCCAGGCCCCTGGAAAGCCTCGGCTGGCAGCTGGTCAGCGAAGTGCCGGAGGCGGAAATCTACGCCGAGGCGCGCAAGGCCATGTGGACCAGCAGCCTGGCCGGTTTCGCGGTGCTCGGCTTCTGCCTGCTGCTGGTGGTGGTGCTGGCCCGTGGGCTGGTGCGGCCGATCCATCAGGTCACCGCCGCCCTGGTGGAGATCGGTGGCGGTGGCGGCGACCTGACCCGGCGCCTGGATGAATCCCGCGCCGACGAACTGGGCGACCTGGCCCGGGGCTTCAACCGCTTCCTGGAGAGCCAGCGCAGCCTGATCGGCGAAGTGCTGGACACCAGCCAGCGTCTCCACGGCGTGGTCGGCCAGGTGGCCCAGGTGGTCGACAACACCGCCAGCCGCGCCGGCCAGCAGCAGGAAATGACCGACATGGTGGCCACCGCCGTGCACGAGATGGGGCTCACCGTGCAGGAGATCGCCCGCAACGCCGGCGCCGCCGCCCAGGCCTCGCAGCAGGCGCGCGACGAGTCCCTGCAGGCGCGCCAGGTGGTGGGCCAGTCGGTGGGGCACATCGAGAAGATGTCCAGCGAGATCGGCGTGGCCGCCTCGGCGGTGAGCGAGCTGGCCAGCCAGGTCGCCTCCATCGACCAGGTGCTGGCGGTGATCCGTGGCATCTCCGAACAGACCAACCTGCTGGCGCTGAACGCCGCCATCGAAGCCGCCCGCGCCGGTGAGATGGGCCGTGGCTTCGCCGTGGTGGCCGACGAGGTACGGACCCTGGCCAGCCGCACCCAATCCTCCACCGACGAAATCCAGCAGATGATCCAGCGCCTCAAGCACGGCGCCGATACCGCGGTGAACTCCATGCATGCCGGCCAGGCCGCCACCGGCACCGGGGTCGAGGCCAGCCAGCGCACCGGGACGTCCTTGGGCGCCATCACCGATCAGGTCGAGCGCATCAGCGACATGAACCACCAGGTGGCGGCGGCTACCGAGGAACAGTCGTCCGTGACCGAGGAAATCAACCGCAACGTGCAAGGCATCGCCGACCTGGCCCACGCCACCGCCAGCGAGGTGCGTGACTGCCGCGAGGAATGCCGGACCCTCAGCCGCCTGGCCGGTGACCTGGCGCAGCAGGTGGGCAAGTTCAGGTTGTGA
- a CDS encoding DMT family transporter, with product MPQPQVWWLLALPFVAGAFLPLQAGINGQLAKQLSSVMSAALVSFVVGTLALLMVVLMQRELPTFDALKGVSWWQWCGGLLGAVFIATAAFAGPRIGALLFMVLVLAGQLSMALMLDHFGWAGYREAPISAGKLAGLALIIGGVWLIRRG from the coding sequence ATGCCTCAGCCTCAGGTCTGGTGGCTGCTCGCCCTGCCCTTCGTCGCCGGCGCCTTCCTGCCCCTGCAGGCCGGCATCAACGGCCAGTTGGCCAAACAACTCTCCAGCGTCATGAGCGCGGCCCTGGTGTCCTTCGTGGTGGGGACCCTGGCCCTGCTCATGGTGGTGCTGATGCAGCGCGAACTGCCGACCTTCGACGCGCTCAAGGGCGTGAGCTGGTGGCAGTGGTGCGGTGGCCTGCTGGGTGCCGTGTTCATCGCCACCGCCGCCTTCGCCGGCCCGCGCATCGGCGCGCTGCTGTTCATGGTGCTGGTGCTGGCCGGGCAACTGAGCATGGCGCTGATGCTGGATCACTTCGGCTGGGCCGGTTACCGCGAGGCGCCCATCAGCGCCGGTAAGCTGGCTGGCCTGGCGCTGATCATCGGTGGCGTCTGGCTCATTCGTCGGGGATGA
- a CDS encoding GGDEF domain-containing protein encodes MTNADLPHTPECFSLWREVQDTRTRTRLGGFYYLLAWLLCWLFSAAPMAHLTLGLAGGALFTLLLAARLLHRPPEPDSEAELQRWLDRHWGIILLSSFCWGMTHAWVLLADGFEPARLIATLATVGFGTAMAFNFAMRRRRAVLAILLLYVPGLAALALSEGGSRAELVTLVFYLSYLLLALNRSHREYANMIALELQLLEQRQRMDTLSRTDGLTLLGNRYQFNNLFPAMCASAQRHGSELSLLLMDIDFFKRINDEHGHSTGDACLRAFGERMREFFRRDSDALLRLGGEEFGVLMPDTGMEQARQLAEQFREDLANRGFLLGDQHLPITASLGLGCFAEGDQGSAETFFKRVDDALYRAKAKGRDRLELAQG; translated from the coding sequence ATGACCAACGCCGATCTCCCTCATACGCCGGAGTGTTTCAGCCTCTGGCGCGAAGTGCAGGACACCCGGACACGCACGCGACTCGGCGGCTTCTACTACCTACTGGCCTGGCTGCTCTGCTGGTTGTTCAGCGCAGCCCCCATGGCGCACCTGACGCTGGGGCTGGCCGGCGGCGCCCTGTTCACCCTGCTGCTGGCCGCGCGCCTGTTGCACCGCCCGCCCGAACCCGACAGCGAAGCCGAGCTGCAGCGCTGGCTGGACCGCCACTGGGGCATCATCCTGCTGTCGTCCTTCTGCTGGGGCATGACCCATGCCTGGGTGCTGCTGGCGGACGGTTTCGAGCCCGCGCGGCTGATCGCCACCCTGGCCACGGTGGGCTTCGGCACCGCCATGGCCTTCAACTTCGCCATGCGCCGACGCCGCGCCGTGCTGGCCATCCTGCTGCTCTACGTGCCGGGGCTGGCGGCCCTGGCGCTGAGTGAAGGCGGCTCCCGCGCCGAGCTGGTCACCCTGGTCTTCTACCTCAGCTACCTGCTGCTGGCGCTCAACCGCAGCCACCGCGAATACGCCAACATGATCGCCCTGGAGCTGCAGTTGCTGGAGCAGCGTCAACGCATGGACACCCTGAGCCGTACCGACGGGCTGACCCTGCTGGGCAACCGCTACCAGTTCAACAACCTGTTCCCGGCCATGTGCGCCAGCGCCCAGCGCCACGGCAGCGAGCTGTCGCTGCTGCTGATGGACATCGACTTCTTCAAGCGAATCAACGACGAGCACGGCCACAGCACCGGCGACGCCTGCCTGCGGGCCTTCGGCGAGCGCATGCGCGAGTTCTTCCGTCGCGACAGCGATGCCCTGCTGCGGCTGGGAGGCGAGGAGTTCGGTGTGCTGATGCCGGACACCGGCATGGAACAGGCTCGCCAGCTCGCCGAGCAGTTCCGCGAAGACCTGGCCAATCGCGGCTTCCTGCTGGGGGACCAGCATCTGCCGATCACCGCCAGCCTGGGCTTGGGGTGCTTCGCCGAGGGCGACCAGGGCAGTGCCGAGACCTTCTTCAAGCGCGTGGACGATGCGCTCTACCGCGCCAAGGCCAAGGGCCGCGACAGACTGGAGCTGGCCCAGGGCTGA